GTCCATGGTTGTTGTCTTCCTTTGTGGTCATGATTCACATTCAGCACGACACATAAAATCCTTTAGTACCTGCAATAGAGAAAAGAAGTCCTACTCTTGCCTTgtaatgcaaataaaaaactgAGCAGTTCATCAATGAGCCAAACGAAAAACCAGAGATCATCGAACCATAGGTTgtgtttttgaaaacaaaagaagacgtCGAGAACAGTGCTGCTAAACAACATCTCCACGATAAGTCGATAACCCGATGTTGCCTCGACATAACGATTTAACTTATTATGCTTTGTTGAAATTCATTTACAATAAATTATCTAAAGCTTTAGATATATTTTTAAGTAAAGCATTTTTGTGATTCGAATGGGGGTATTTTTTCAGCAGTTACACTTACACAGAACTTGTCGGTCGGCATCGGCCGGTAGGACTAAACGAAAGGCACGTTTTAAGTCGTCTGCTGATGTTGAcgattgaaaattgaattgtaGTTGAGAAAAATTTCCAGCATCAAAATTGATGCATCGTTTTCTACTTGTTGGATATATTTTGAATCGTTAAGGTAAGTCTAACTGGATTagagaaaattgaaacatGGGTTAGATCGCATTGAGTAAGCAGTTTTCATATGGTTAGTTGTTACTTGTTATTTCTTATGTTTATCTTGATTCTACATTCAATACCACACAATTTTCGTGTTTTAAATAGTGTCAATTTCAACAGCATTAATCATTTCCACATTGGTGTCagctttcttctctttttgctaattttatttctcagtTTTGATGAACATGGAAATTTTCGAAACTGGTTTACAACCAAAACATTCTGGTTTTCACTGCAGCAACACATTTTGGGTTGCTATGTTGTTGCTTGCTGATGCTAGCTTTTAGAATATTGCACTAGGGAACACGTCAATATACCCACCAACATGACACATCAAATTTTGATAAACATCTTCTAAACCAACCCGTGACCCTTGATTGTTTATCATATTCTCAATTTTTTCTGGAAGTTTCTCTAGTTCTTGAGCATGTCAGCCTTGTTTGTTCGTGTACCCTTGACGGCCTTCCGAGTAAATCTTCATCGAGTGTACCTCCCACGTCAACAAAAATGCGCTAACCAATGGATGTCCTCGTCCTGGCGGCCCGGAGATGTTCGATGCATAAATGTCATGTGCTATTCAACAGGTAAccttgttagttttttttttttccataattACCAACCTTCAATCAGGGATCAACACGATAAGAAAACGATTTGTGTCAAGAGCCTAAATGGCGCGTTTCCATTTCCGTTTGTTCGAATGGCGCTTTTTAAACTACAAAGTTACGCAACAAGTCTAGAATGACCCAAGGAAGTCATTTCCAGACTTCCTGGATGATTGTTACTTGCTAGATAAAGGTTGTTGACTAGCGTTTCGACAACCaattaaaatctttttataACTGAAGGcggttctttaaaaaaataaataagttgtCAATCGAAAAACTTAACTAAAAAGCCGttgcagaaaaaagaaatcggatTAAGCAATCGCTACGGTACACGAAAAAGTTGGTAAACGAAAAGTTTTTGCGACAAGAAAGGAAACTCCACAAAGTGAAAATCCTCTTGGCAGTTCTCAATCCACCAAGATTCACTTGAATGAATTTTGCGTATGCTCGACTGAGTGTGTTCTCGTATGCTCGACTGAGTGTGTTCTCGTATCTCTCCCTCCCCATTTGAAATGCGATTTGATTCTCATTTCGTAGACCGCCCACTCACCAACGACTACCAAGCAGCACCGATAAGCTGAATTTCCTATACAAATCTCTTTCCTCCTTTGTTGTTCACACAACTCTGGACAGTCCAGTCTTTCGGGGGAAGCCGTTTCGTGTGGTCTGTTCGACGGAGGTCGTCAACATGAAAGTGACTCTAGCAACGCGTTTGTCCGGCACCATAGGAGAGGGGGCAGTGGCAACCCATTGGCTCCGCCGGCCTTCTATCCCCCGTCCCAAAAAATGGACCCCAAGGTGGAAAGGTTAGTTCCATCGGCTCTTTGTAATCTTTTTAACTGATCACTCATTGACGGCGTGTAATCATGATGTAACCGTCGTCATGGAGAAAGGATCCGTTTGCCGGGAAGTTAAGCGAGTTCAAAAAGTTTACTTTTTGCTTttaagaaataggaaaaagattttcctttttctttaacaGAATCTCAAGGCCAACTTAGCTATTGTACAAGCATCACTCGGAAAAGTGACTTTCGGAGTTTCGGTTGCCGGGTTAGCGTGATTGGTTCCCGCCCGGTCGCGTGATATGCCCAGCGGCTAGCAGAAGTTGTTAGATTACTCCACCCATCTCTGCGCCACGTCTTTTTGTTTATCTCCTATTGCAAACAATATTCATTAGAGCCTTTTGGTAAATttctgactttttctttttaccgttCAATGACGCGTTCTATCGTCACGCGAAGCTACTTCGACCGGATATTATGAAACTGGTGTGTGGCGCATCTCAACAATTCGCACGAAAatcacgtttttctttctcattacTTGAGGATTCttcttccgttttcttttaccAATTGTGGGCTTTTTACTAAACCGAAAAAAACGCGCTAAAAATAACttgtttcatttcaatatAAAACGTTTCTTGTCCGATTCTGATGGTACCATTTTCACTTTTCGAACTACAGGACCACTAACGAGGTCGATCTTCAGGCGAAGCGTGTCATCATCGTCGACTGGCGAATCAGGCGATGTCAAAACAACGATCGCTGCCACAGCGGCAACCACTGCCGCATTCAAAGGGGCCAAGAATTCTCGCTGGAGACGTTTCATCGTCAAACCTTTCGTCTACGTCCAGTTCTTCTTCGGCATTGGATTGCTGGCCCTCGCCTTTCAACAATTCCGGAGAAAAAATGCCCACCCAGACCAATCGCCAGAACTTATCGCCAAGGATTGGGAGGTATAGACCAAGAACCTATTTATTATCGATTAACGAGAGAGGTTTCTTTCATGGtcatttaatttttgcgatctgtatttttttatcgCCTGCTATAATTAGGTGCTTTATTATCGTATCATCCCCTTCCGGGCCATATCGCGCGCTTGGGGTTGGTTAACCAACCGTCATTTACCGGTTTGGGCGCGACAACCGATTCTGGTAAATATTTCCCTATGCTTCCGGCAATGAATTTCAAGATTTCATCAttcctttcttttattctttcttcttcttccaaataataatacagGGTCTTTACGCACGAACGTTTAACTGCAACCTGGAGGAAGCGCTCGATGGTAATCTGGAAAATTATTCATGTTTGGCCGAATTCTTTCGAAGGAAACTCAAAAGCGGAGTTAGACCGATCGAACCGGCCAGCTCGGTGGTTGCCCCATCGGATGGCACGGTGCTCAACTTTGGTCGTGTCACGGCCGGTGAGTTTTGTCGCATAATTACAGTATCGATTGGTTTTTGCATCAACAACTAGTAATCAATTccctttttctaaatttcccCAAAGGCATGATGGAACAGGTCAAGGGCGTGAGCTACTCGTTGGGTGAGTTTCTCGGTCCAGCATACTGGCGAAATGGACCTGAAGTCCAACCCGCCGGCCAGACTGAGTTGGAATACGAAAAATCACTTCTCGTCAACAAAGACAACGACTTGTTCCATTGCGTTATCTACCTAGCTCCAGGTATTTATAA
Above is a genomic segment from Daphnia pulicaria isolate SC F1-1A chromosome 8, SC_F0-13Bv2, whole genome shotgun sequence containing:
- the LOC124311177 gene encoding phosphatidylserine decarboxylase proenzyme, mitochondrial-like isoform X2 — translated: MKVTLATRLSGTIGEGAVATHWLRRPSIPRPKKWTPRWKGPLTRSIFRRSVSSSSTGESGDVKTTIAATAATTAAFKGAKNSRWRRFIVKPFVYVQFFFGIGLLALAFQQFRRKNAHPDQSPELIAKDWEVLYYRIIPFRAISRAWGWLTNRHLPVWARQPILGLYARTFNCNLEEALDGNLENYSCLAEFFRRKLKSGVRPIEPASSVVAPSDGTVLNFGRVTAGMMEQVKGVSYSLGEFLGPAYWRNGPEVQPAGQTELEYEKSLLVNKDNDLFHCVIYLAPGDYHCFHSPVDWTVNFRRHFPGALLSVNPSIAKWVAGLFSLNERAVYVGRWAHGFFSMTPVGATNVGSIRVYADEKLRTNCTKWALPLPYYDRYMCPEDSDEIPLKKGEIFGEFNLGSTIVLIFEAPKDFEFKIRPGEKIRMGQSLHFTHSATEASD
- the LOC124311177 gene encoding phosphatidylserine decarboxylase proenzyme, mitochondrial-like isoform X1; this translates as MSALFVRVPLTAFRVNLHRVYLPRQQKCANQWMSSSWRPGDVRCINVMCYSTGPLTRSIFRRSVSSSSTGESGDVKTTIAATAATTAAFKGAKNSRWRRFIVKPFVYVQFFFGIGLLALAFQQFRRKNAHPDQSPELIAKDWEVLYYRIIPFRAISRAWGWLTNRHLPVWARQPILGLYARTFNCNLEEALDGNLENYSCLAEFFRRKLKSGVRPIEPASSVVAPSDGTVLNFGRVTAGMMEQVKGVSYSLGEFLGPAYWRNGPEVQPAGQTELEYEKSLLVNKDNDLFHCVIYLAPGDYHCFHSPVDWTVNFRRHFPGALLSVNPSIAKWVAGLFSLNERAVYVGRWAHGFFSMTPVGATNVGSIRVYADEKLRTNCTKWALPLPYYDRYMCPEDSDEIPLKKGEIFGEFNLGSTIVLIFEAPKDFEFKIRPGEKIRMGQSLHFTHSATEASD